Sequence from the Fibrobacter sp. UWH4 genome:
GAGCGGTCGACTGATTCTGCCAACTATCGACGACTCGACGCCACTCGCCTTCTTTAAGGGCATGCATCACGCGGGCTAGGCGCCCGCGCACGCCCTCCCATTTGACGCTCCACCAGCTGGGTGCATCCGCAAACTGCGGCAAAATGGGAGGCGTCGGGTCGAAGATCACCCAGCGGTTATCCACAAAAGCTTCGACCCATGCATGCGAATGCTTGCGCCGGAAAATACTATAAGGCAGCCCCTCGACCACTTCAGGATTTGCAAAGCCCGTCACATACCGCGAGGGAATTCCCAGGCGGCGAAGCACCAGCGTCGAAAGCGTCGCATAGTATTCGCAGAAGCCCTGCTTTTCACGCCAGAAAACAGCTAACGGCTCATTCTTCGCCCCATTCCAGCGCGTAATTCCCGGCACCGAGAGCGAGTAGGTGAAATTTGCGAGGTAATAAGCCAACATTTTCTGCAACACCAGCGCGTCCGGCATCGATTTTGCAAGTGCTGCAGAATCCACCGCCGCAGAGTCGCGCAATCCCATCGCCGCAATCACGGTATCAATCAGCGGCAAGTACCGCTCGCCCACCAGCAAATCACCTTCACTCGGTGCCATCAGAGAATCCGGCAACGAGCATGCCTCCGGCACAATTTCGGCCGAGACAGGCTTGCACTTGAAATAATGCCAGTCAGAACGTTTTCCGTTTCCGTCCAAGCCCTGCACCATGCCGCCCGCGTAATAGGTCAGCGAATCCACATCTTTCGCCGCAAAGCCCACGGCACCGTACGGCGCAAACACAAAGCCAAAGTTATTGAGCGTCGATTGCACCCAGATTTGTTCTACATCGCGCAATGAATCGGCCTTCGTCAGCGAATCCGCGGTTTCAAATACCGCATAGTCCACCTGGTAATAAGCCGGATAAAGGCGTTTCGCAAATTTTGTCGGCAACTTCCAAATGCCCGCCACATACTTTTCGTAGCTGGCCGCCTTAAAGTAACGCGACGGTTGCTTATCCCACACGCGCAATACCACCTGGCTATTGTAGCGGGAATTGTAATTGCTCCCGAAGCTTCCCAACGCCGCGACCGGATCAAAGCCCATCATTCGTTCGCGCTGGTAATAGTTTTCGGCCATCTGCGCGCCATAACGGTAACGCTGCGTTTTCCAGTATTGCCAACCACCGTAGGAGATGGCGCCAAGGGCCGCTATCACGAGCAAAAAGAGCCCGTACTTGTAGGGCGCTGTACCGCGGCGGCTATAGGCGCAAAGAGCCAGCAAGAATCCGACAAACCCCACAAAGCCCCAGCCGTGCGGCACCATGTACATTCCAAAGAGTAACGCGCCCACGCCATCGAAGGCGACAAAAACCTCAAAGCCGCCGTTTCCGCGGCTCCGTTCCTGCAAAGCCGCCAAATACAGCAAGTAAATTCCCGGCAAGAATATCAGATATGGCGACACGCCGTTTTCAACGGACGGAGTCATCACCCAGAAAAGCGCTAGCGGTACAATCGCGCCGTAAGCGAGAATCTTATTGTAACGCGGGCGCTTCGCAAATTCGCGGCGGCGCGTCGCATTCAACACGCCAACGACCGCAAAGTAAATTGCAAATAAAAGTCCAAGCCACAAAAAGTCAAACGTATGCCCCAGATTCACCGAGGCAAGGCAAAGGAATAACACCTTGAAGGCGTAGCGGATGTCAACTTTTTCGCTAGCCATCATAAAGTCACCACCCCGCGTTCAAGGCCATCCAATTCTTCAGGCGATACCACCAGCAATTTATCTTCCGTCGAAGCCGGATATTTTCCGACCACGATATGCTTATTCACAAGCGGTTCTTCGTTTTCGTAAAGTCCGATGCGAAGTACCGGATCCATCGGGCGCGCCGCAGGTGCCCAAGGTACCGGCAGTTTTGCATGCGCAAGCGATGCCGGCGGAATTCTCGCCAAGGCATCCAGCAAATTCTTGCGGCTTTCGCTACCGCCATCCAGCGCAATTTCTTCGCTGTCAATAAAAAATCTTCCGAGAATTTCGCGATCCAAAAGCCACTCGCCCACCGCCGCCGTCATGCGAATCGCCTGCTCCAAGTATTGCCGCGACTTGAAATTCGGTGTCGCCGTATCCAACAGCAGAATCACACCCGCACCGCGTTCGACCTCGAATTCCTTGGTGAAAGGCTTTCCGTAGCGGGCAAAAGCCTTATGGTGCAAGTCGCGCAGGGAATCGCCTTCGCGGTAAGGCCGCACGCCTATAAAATTCATGCCGCGGGTAAGACTCGGCATCAAAAACGGCGCAAACGCCATGCCCGAAGCGCCTTGAGTGAGGAACGGGAAATCTTGCACCTTGAGTGCACGCGGGTACACCAGCAATTCCACCGAGCCGTTAAAGCCATAAGGCCAGCGCAAAAGTCCCATGATTTCGGGCACATTCGCCGAGACCTTATTCAGCATAAAGGAGCCGCGGCGCGTTGTACGCACTTGGCATTCCATCTTGCGCGGCGGCTCGCCCTTCTTAATCTTTGCGCGGTCCGATTCAAAGCCTGTAAGCGAGGGCGGCAAACGGTTCGCTCCCAAAGTCACGCAGTCAATCGTCGAGCGCACCGCCACAAAAGCCGTTACCGTAGCTGTTTCGCCTTCGCGCACACGATTCACCGAAACGCTTTCAATCCAGATCTTGCTCCGCTTCGCCGTCACGAACAGGCTAAAGACAAGCCCCAGGAACAGCAGAAAAACAATTCCTGCAAAAATCCACGCCGCCCAGAATCCAGGCACTGCGCCTGCAAACATCGCCAGCAAAAAAAGCGAGGCAAAGGCGCGACCTGCCGGAGTAAAATAGTCAAGCCACCAGAAGTATACCGCCATCAGGAGTCCCGATTTTTTCGGGGCCCGCGGAATAGAACGAATAAACCAGTGGAAGAAGGACATTGTTGGAAGTAGGGATGTGAGGTACGAGGTATGAGGTTTGAGGTCGGCGCAATGCGCCTTTGAGATGTAAGGTGTGGGATGTGAAATGATTAGTCATTACACACCACACATTACACATTGTTTTTATTTGGGTACGTTCACCTGCTTTAATATTCCCTGCAAAATCTTTTTGCTGGCGTCGGGGTCGCCGCTGTCCTTGGCGAACACGCGGTGCTCCATCACCGGGAAAAACACACGCTGAATGTCATCGGAATTCACAAAGTCGCGGTCATTCACATACGCACACGCCTGCGCCATACGCACCAGATTCAATCCAGCACGCGGGCTAGCCGCCAGACGTACGCTGCCGTCGTTACGCGTCGCCTGCACCAGTGAAATCACATAGCGCTCCAACGATTCATCAATATGAATGCCGCGCACCGTGGCACGGGCCTTCAAAATTTCTTCGGGATTCGTTACCGCCTTCAAAGTATCAATCGGGCGACTTGTACGATGCGCTCGCAAAATTTCAAGTTCCGTCTCCGCACTCGGATAACCCACGGAAATACGCACCATAAAGCGGTCCATCTGCGCTTCGGGCAGCGGGAACACGCCGTGGAATTCCACCGGGTTCTCTGTCGCAAGCACCATAAAAAGTTCCGGCAACTTGTACCGTTCGCCTTCCAGCGACACCTGGCGCTCTTCCATCGCTTCCAAGAGCGCACTCTGCGTACGCGGCGAGGCTCGGTTGATTTCGTCGGCCAAAAGCACCTGCGTAAACACAGGGCCCTTCTTGATTTCAAATTCGCCCGTATTCGCCTTGAATACCGCACCGCCCGTCACATCGGCAGGCAATAAATCCGGCGTAAACTGGATTCGCGCAAAGTCCGCGCCAATCGCCGCGGCAAGCGCCTTCGAAAGCGTCGTCTTACCTGTGCCGGGAACATCTTCTACCAGCACGTGGCCGTCCGCCAACAGCGCCATCACCAAAAGCTCCACCGTCTCGGACTTTCCGAGCAGCACCCCATTCAAAGCATGAATTAAATCTTTAACCATGCTTTAAATATATATTAAAAATAGGGAAAAAATCAAGCAACAATACGGCGGACAACCTGTCGTAAAACGCGTAAGCCGTAAGTAACCACGTTCAGATTAGACTTTTCACCGGCATAACGAGTTGGAATCGGGAGTTCCGCAAGTTTAAAGCCTCGTGCATCGGCAATCGAAATCATTTCGAGATCAATATCAAAACTCGGGCTCAGTTTTGCAAGATTGAGGGTCTTCAAGAATTCCGAGGAATAAACGATAAATCCACTGTGACGATCCGTCAACTTCTGTTTGAAGGCAAGATTTTCAACTGCGGTCAGGATTTTTCCGCCCATTCGCTTGTACAGGGGCATTTTACCCGCCTTGGCTCCGCCTCGAATCAGATGGCGCGATCCCTGCACCAACGCAAGTTTTTTCGTTGACTCTGTTGCCATTTTCTCTTGCGATTCCATATACTTAAAGAACTCATCCAACTGTTCGGCCGGATACTGGCCATCGCCATGCAAGCAGGCAACACATTTTGCACCGGAACGGAGCCCTTCGGAAATTCCTTTCTTGACCACAGCACCGTAGCCGTTATTTTGTTCAAACCGCATATAGCGAAGGTGCTTTTTTTTCTGGACGCCAGCGGATTCGCCGTTGAGAGCCTCCACAAAATTTTCAAAGGAACCGCGCGTATCGTCGGCGGAACCGTCGTCAATGACCAAAACAATCGAACGGTTCCAAACTTCGTCTGAAATCTTTTGCAGGACAAGCGCAAGGGTCGTCGCAACGTTATAGGCGGGAATGAAAATAAAATAATCAAAGGGCATAATGACCAATGAACCACCGGAGCGACTCTTCAAGAGCTTCTTTCAGCGGAATTTTTGCCTTAAAGCCAACAAGGCGTTCTGCTTTTTCGACAGAAGGCAGGCGACGCAAGGAATCATCGTAACCCTTGCCGTAATAATCTTCGCCCGAGACCGTTTCGACTCCAGGCACAGCACTTTCGGGAATTCCCTTAAGATTGGCATACACCGAACGCATCAGCTGCGCAAGTTCTTCAACGGTTACTTCGTTCGTCGCATTACCGACATTGAAAGCCTGCGAAAGAACTCTTTCGCAACGTTCTGAATCGCAACCCGCCGCAAACACGCAGAACATAAAGTCCACCGCATCGTGCACCGAGGTAAAGCAACGTTTCGCGACCCCGCCATTTACAAGCTTAAGTGTTTCGCCGCGTACAAGCTCCGTCGAGAAATTCGCGAGCACCCGCGGAATTCCCTCGCCATCGACCCCCGGCATAAAATCCATGAAAGGCCCCACGAAATTGAACGGGCGAACTACCGTCCAACTCAAGTCGGCAAGCCCCGCCAAGTAGCGTTCGGTCAAGAGTTTTGCAGTCGCATAACTCCATCGGCTAGCGGTAACAGGTCCAAGCACAATTTCGGATTCATCTTCTACGAGCGCACCGGAATTCGCAGCCGTCTTACCGTAAATTTCAGAAGTGGAAAAATGAATCAGCCAGCTTCCGCTCTTGGCACAAGCATCAGCCAAGGCACGCGGATGGTCATAATTGCTACGAATCACCTCAGCCGCTTCGGCCATATATCGCCCTGGTGTACAGATAGCCGCCAAATTCACCACTACCGGATACTGCGCAATACGCTTCACCACCTCGGGATCCGCAAGGTCTGCACATAAAAATTCAAACCTTGGATTAGCCAAATGCTCCTGAATGCGGTACGAATCCAGGTCTACGCCGAAAACACGCCAGCGGGTTCGTTCAAAGATTGCCCGCAACAGGTGGCTACCAATAAAACCACCGCAACCCACAAGGGCTACGGTGATTGAAGAATCTTCAAATTCAAGAGTCGCGTTCAATTACTCGGTCAACTTGAAGGAACCGGAGTTTGCACCCTTGGCAGTCTTGTTATAAGGAGAGACGCGAATCAAAGCCTTCAAGAGAGGCAATTCGACGCTATCTGGCAGAAAATCCATTTTCACAACGACTTTCTGTTCGTTGCAAGTTTTTCCATCCAGATGGGCAGGATCAAGAGACTCATCCAGCATATCCATACCGGCATCATCTTCATCCGTCTTAAGAAGGATACGGTATCCCGAATCTTCAACGTCAGCACCATAAACAACAGTAACAGTGTCACCAATCTTAAAAGTTTCGCCACCCTTCGGATAAGCGACCTTTACGCCATCCTTGACAGAGCAATCATAAGAGCCCTTGCCTTCATCGGATGCCGAAGAAGAATCATCACAAGCGGTAAAAGAAACAGCGGCGGCCAGAGCGCACACAGATGCAGTCAACTTAAAAAGCTTCATAAAGCCTCCATTTTTCACTTAATATACAAAAAAGAAGACATTACGACTCGACCATCCAGTTGCACCCGCACAAAATAGCGTCCATTCGGCATCCTTGCGTCTTTTTGCAGCAGGGAAACCGTTCCCGGAGCAACCTGACGCATCTCCTGGGCAACCATCTTTCCCAAGGCATCCGTTATTTGAACCTTGAGCAAGCCTCCAGAAGTCGTCACGGTCTTGTGAGTCGCATCAAAAAGGAATCCTGCAACAGTGCGATTGTCGAAAGCGATCGTTTCGCCACTTTCCGAAGAAGATGATTCCACACCGCCTTTTACCTTTGCAGGACTGCAACCGGTACGGTAAACGCCCTTGATATCGAAGGCAATCATGTCGATATTCGGGCCGCCGTCTGCCGAAGCAGAAGCCAGTTTCACCTTAAAGTCAAGAGCATCCACCCACACGTCCTCGACGTAAGCGGTATCCCACTTGTCCCAGCTTCCGGTAGACTTGAATGTCACATCGTACTCACCATTATCGACAGTCAGCTTCATATCGCGATCCGTATTTCCCTGGAACGAATAACGGATCATCACGCGGGCGTTCGATGCAGACTGGTCCGAAGTCACATTGTAAGTAGCCGTGCTGTAGGCGGAGTTGTCAAAGTTAAAGAAGCCCTGGCCCGTAAAGCCTTCATGATTCGCCTCGGTCCAACCATCCCCCGCTTCGGGGCTAGCCATGTCTATCGGAGAAGGCCAGGCTTCGTCGGCAACACCCGCAAAACAGAGCGCCGTGTCAATAGAGGCCGAAGATTCCGGTCCCTCGGAACTAGAAGAAGTCGGATTGTCACCGGAGCCTTCTTCACCGTGCGAAGTCGGCTGACAGGCGGGACCACCGTCAAAGACAGCCGTATAGGTTGCCGCGCGGTAGAGGGTCTTTTTGCCGTAATAGTTCGAATCGGCCGAAAGCTTATTGCAGTCGTCATCGTACCAGCCAACGAACTTTTTGCCAAAGCTGCCGGGGCTTACATGCAAAGTAAGCGGAGCGCCGCCGGGGAGTTGCTGGTTATGCGTAATGAGCCCCTTGCTGTTCGAAACATTCGCCTTAACCGTAAAGGCATAACGCGGCTTGAGGGCAGACACAAGCTGTGTCAAATTCGCCTTGTTATCGGCAGAAATGTACGATTCATTTTTCAGGGCGCTTTCAAGTTCCTCGGCAATCCACTGGCAATGCGCAATGGAACCCGATTCCTGGAAGTGCGTCGTCCCATCGTTGGTGACACCATCCTTGTAATTCGGGTATTCTCCAGCCAGGAACATCTTGAACTGGTAACGGGAAACATACGCCGGGTCCCAGCTTTTGCTGTAGGCATTGTAGGATTTTGCGTTCAGATTCACGTAGACGGCGCCGTTTTTCTTGGCAAGTTCCTCCATTTTGCCGACAACATTGTATTCCGTAAACACATTGCGGCCATTCACCCCCATGTTCATGTTCATCGGGGTCACGTACACCAAAGTAACGCCCGCACCTTTAGCCACATCAGCATATTGCTGCAGCCAGTAGCCAAGCGAATCAAAGGGAACCTCGCGAGCCTTGCTCCCAAAATAGCGATCATTATGTCCAAACTGGACCATCATGACATCGCCCTTCTGGAGATTCTTCTTCACTTCGTCTAGGCGACCTTCCTGCACGAACGTCTTGGAGCTGCGACCACCGATAGCGTAGTTCACCACCTGGACGCGGGAACCGTCAAAGAAACTCCCCAGAATCTGTCCCCAACCTGTTTGCGGGTAAGCATTGTCCTTGTAGTTACAGACCGTAGAGTCGCCAATCACGTGAACCTTGAAACTCGTGGAATCGCTCACGGCGACGCCCGCGAACACGGCAGCAGCGATGAGAAGTTTGAACAACGATTTCATTTTTCCAGCCACTCCTTGCGTCATCTTGAGCGAAGCTTTAGCGAAGTCGAAAGATCTCATAAAAAGAGTTCCTTAGATCCTTCGACTACGAACCTTCGGTTCTGCGCTCAGGATGACACTTTGTATCCTATTTAACCTTGACCCAGTTTGCGTTAAACTTTTCACTACCCTGGCGCACCACAACGCGGTAGAGTCCGGCAGACTTCACCATAGTCGTAAGCGAAACTTCAGAAGCGTTTTCGACGATTCGCTTTGCCACCAAACGGCCACGCAAGTCGAACACATTCACATGGGCGCGTTCCGTACCGGACAGGCGCAAGGTTTCTCCCTGCAAGCCGAAACGACCCAAACAGATTTCGTTCTTAATAGCCGTTTTCGAAGTATCGGTCGAGTCATTAACTTCGGGGCACTCTTCTCCAACACGGCAAACGCCATTGATGCTAAAGCCAAAGGCATCAATATTAGGACCTCCATCATTCGACATCGAAATAAACTGAAGCGTATTTTCACCACTCAGCAAATCAATATCAACATAGGCTGTATCCCATTCATCCCAGCTACCCGTCGGTTCAAAGAACACATAGTAATCATGATCCAAATAAACATTCACCATCCTATCCGCATTTCCTGCAAAAGAATAGCGAATCGCCATCGTCACTCGTGAGGCCTTCGGGAAAACCATTTTATAATTGGCATAGGAATTCATCTCGTTTGCAAAGTTGAAAAAACCTTCACCCGTATAATTTTCATGGTTATTTTCTGAAAAGCCTACACCTTCATCAGGTGCATGAGCATCAAAATATCTCTTAATGTCGAGACTTACGTGAGACGACGAACTTTCGTCATCGAAAGAACTTGACGAAGTCGGTGTTATCGAAGAACTGGATACATTCCCCGAGCAACCTCCAATACACTTTGGAACATCCGTCGGGAAAGTCTTCCGCGCAGAACCATCGCCCGTGTATTTAATAGCGGATCCGCCTTCATACACAGCCGTATATTGCGTAGATTTATTTCCCATCGCAAAGGAATACATGTAATTGGAGCGGATCTGGGTTACCGCATTGCCGCTCACCTTGTTTCCATTGCCATCAAACCACCCCACGAACTTTTTCCCTGCCTTGGGAATCGTCTTGAGAGTAACCTTCATGCCCTGCGGATAATAAGCACTCAACGTAGTCGCAGAATCGCTTCCCGCCGGGCTAACCTTGACATCAACCTGATACATGGGCGCCAAATAGTTCGCCAAAGCTTTGACATCCGCATCAGTATGAATACGCATCTGCTCTGTCACCATACGCGCCATGTCATTTGCGCCCATCTGCTGCAAATGCTGGTTATCTGTCTGCGCGCCACTCGTTGAATACTCGCCATCATTGATGAACATATTGACAAAACGATGGGCATAAAGTTCACCCGTAGAGATTAGATAATTCCTAGAAAGGGTATCCAAATCAATCAAGGGGACCTTCAAGGAATCCGCTACCTGCCGCATATAGATTGGGTATGCATGGTAGGATTCATATATAGAATCCTTGTTGGTAAAGCTAGAACGGCGAATCGGAGCGAGTAGAATCGGGATTGCGCCCTTGGCCCTCGATTCCGTAACCATTCCACCTATGCTCTTCTTGAAATTTGCCTCCCCCGTTTTGTATCCATTGTCATTTGCACCAAACATGATGAACACATAGTCCCCTTTCCGGACTAGGCCAGACACAGCAGGATATGTCACACCATTCTTCTTGAAATCAACTTTCCAATGGCCATCGTAATAAGTTTGCGAGGTTGTGCCTCCGCGGCCAGCGTTGTAGACCGAAATTGCATTGGCATCAAAGAAATAGCCAAAATCCTGGCCCATTCCCTGCTTGGGATAGTAGCCCTCGTTCCAATCCTGCATGGTGGAGTCGCCACACATATAAATGGTCACCGCCGACCATGTGAGCGGAGCCACGACCATCGAGGCGATTACGGCAGACTGCCAAATTTTATTAAACATCTTCATAACCAAGACCCTAAATTGCCTAGCCCCAGTTCAACACTCGAAAGACCAGGGCTAGGCAGTGAGGTGTTTTATTGCTTCGCAAATTTCTTTGCGAAAACAGCCTTTCCGTTAAGTTTAACCTTCACCAAGTACATTCCCTTCGGGAGCTGTTCTTGGTCGAGTGCCATCGCTGTCGATCCCGCAGAAACATTCTTCGAGATACCCAGGCGCATCGCACCGGACATGTCGTAGAAGTAAATTTCAGCAAGGCCTGCTTTCGGGGTGTACAACACACCCGTCGAGGGATTGAACACCATTCCTCGCACAGAAGCTGCAACAGGCTTTATCGTGGTCTGCTCGTCAACCTGGCCCGCATAGGCGCTCACGCCTTCGATATCGAAGTAGAACATATCCACATTCGCGCCACCATCGGCAGTCGTCGACTTGAGCGTAATCGTATTGAGTCCCTTCGCCAAATCAATCTTCGCATCGGTCGTAAGCCAAGTCGTCCAGCCGCCGGTCGCATCCATAGAGACTGTCCCTACCTTGACTCCGTTCACCACAAGTTCCATATCGCGTGCGGCACTGCCACCATTTGCAAAGCGGATGCTGATGGTGGTA
This genomic interval carries:
- a CDS encoding transglutaminase family protein, producing the protein MMASEKVDIRYAFKVLFLCLASVNLGHTFDFLWLGLLFAIYFAVVGVLNATRRREFAKRPRYNKILAYGAIVPLALFWVMTPSVENGVSPYLIFLPGIYLLYLAALQERSRGNGGFEVFVAFDGVGALLFGMYMVPHGWGFVGFVGFLLALCAYSRRGTAPYKYGLFLLVIAALGAISYGGWQYWKTQRYRYGAQMAENYYQRERMMGFDPVAALGSFGSNYNSRYNSQVVLRVWDKQPSRYFKAASYEKYVAGIWKLPTKFAKRLYPAYYQVDYAVFETADSLTKADSLRDVEQIWVQSTLNNFGFVFAPYGAVGFAAKDVDSLTYYAGGMVQGLDGNGKRSDWHYFKCKPVSAEIVPEACSLPDSLMAPSEGDLLVGERYLPLIDTVIAAMGLRDSAAVDSAALAKSMPDALVLQKMLAYYLANFTYSLSVPGITRWNGAKNEPLAVFWREKQGFCEYYATLSTLVLRRLGIPSRYVTGFANPEVVEGLPYSIFRRKHSHAWVEAFVDNRWVIFDPTPPILPQFADAPSWWSVKWEGVRGRLARVMHALKEGEWRRVVDSWQNQSTALLESPILYAVLVVLVAAFVGRKLYILYRQSEKKRSFVSPRAVLWVKRLDRCEKELAKVGFRRETGETVGCFLRQLDAEIAKLDAPQDSSKSTPNRRKIIRKALEFLRDYEMQRWRV
- a CDS encoding DUF58 domain-containing protein codes for the protein MSFFHWFIRSIPRAPKKSGLLMAVYFWWLDYFTPAGRAFASLFLLAMFAGAVPGFWAAWIFAGIVFLLFLGLVFSLFVTAKRSKIWIESVSVNRVREGETATVTAFVAVRSTIDCVTLGANRLPPSLTGFESDRAKIKKGEPPRKMECQVRTTRRGSFMLNKVSANVPEIMGLLRWPYGFNGSVELLVYPRALKVQDFPFLTQGASGMAFAPFLMPSLTRGMNFIGVRPYREGDSLRDLHHKAFARYGKPFTKEFEVERGAGVILLLDTATPNFKSRQYLEQAIRMTAAVGEWLLDREILGRFFIDSEEIALDGGSESRKNLLDALARIPPASLAHAKLPVPWAPAARPMDPVLRIGLYENEEPLVNKHIVVGKYPASTEDKLLVVSPEELDGLERGVVTL
- a CDS encoding MoxR family ATPase, with amino-acid sequence MVKDLIHALNGVLLGKSETVELLVMALLADGHVLVEDVPGTGKTTLSKALAAAIGADFARIQFTPDLLPADVTGGAVFKANTGEFEIKKGPVFTQVLLADEINRASPRTQSALLEAMEERQVSLEGERYKLPELFMVLATENPVEFHGVFPLPEAQMDRFMVRISVGYPSAETELEILRAHRTSRPIDTLKAVTNPEEILKARATVRGIHIDESLERYVISLVQATRNDGSVRLAASPRAGLNLVRMAQACAYVNDRDFVNSDDIQRVFFPVMEHRVFAKDSGDPDASKKILQGILKQVNVPK
- a CDS encoding glycosyltransferase family 2 protein; protein product: MPFDYFIFIPAYNVATTLALVLQKISDEVWNRSIVLVIDDGSADDTRGSFENFVEALNGESAGVQKKKHLRYMRFEQNNGYGAVVKKGISEGLRSGAKCVACLHGDGQYPAEQLDEFFKYMESQEKMATESTKKLALVQGSRHLIRGGAKAGKMPLYKRMGGKILTAVENLAFKQKLTDRHSGFIVYSSEFLKTLNLAKLSPSFDIDLEMISIADARGFKLAELPIPTRYAGEKSNLNVVTYGLRVLRQVVRRIVA
- a CDS encoding NAD-dependent epimerase/dehydratase family protein — encoded protein: MNATLEFEDSSITVALVGCGGFIGSHLLRAIFERTRWRVFGVDLDSYRIQEHLANPRFEFLCADLADPEVVKRIAQYPVVVNLAAICTPGRYMAEAAEVIRSNYDHPRALADACAKSGSWLIHFSTSEIYGKTAANSGALVEDESEIVLGPVTASRWSYATAKLLTERYLAGLADLSWTVVRPFNFVGPFMDFMPGVDGEGIPRVLANFSTELVRGETLKLVNGGVAKRCFTSVHDAVDFMFCVFAAGCDSERCERVLSQAFNVGNATNEVTVEELAQLMRSVYANLKGIPESAVPGVETVSGEDYYGKGYDDSLRRLPSVEKAERLVGFKAKIPLKEALEESLRWFIGHYAL
- a CDS encoding GDSL-type esterase/lipase family protein produces the protein MKSLFKLLIAAAVFAGVAVSDSTSFKVHVIGDSTVCNYKDNAYPQTGWGQILGSFFDGSRVQVVNYAIGGRSSKTFVQEGRLDEVKKNLQKGDVMMVQFGHNDRYFGSKAREVPFDSLGYWLQQYADVAKGAGVTLVYVTPMNMNMGVNGRNVFTEYNVVGKMEELAKKNGAVYVNLNAKSYNAYSKSWDPAYVSRYQFKMFLAGEYPNYKDGVTNDGTTHFQESGSIAHCQWIAEELESALKNESYISADNKANLTQLVSALKPRYAFTVKANVSNSKGLITHNQQLPGGAPLTLHVSPGSFGKKFVGWYDDDCNKLSADSNYYGKKTLYRAATYTAVFDGGPACQPTSHGEEGSGDNPTSSSSEGPESSASIDTALCFAGVADEAWPSPIDMASPEAGDGWTEANHEGFTGQGFFNFDNSAYSTATYNVTSDQSASNARVMIRYSFQGNTDRDMKLTVDNGEYDVTFKSTGSWDKWDTAYVEDVWVDALDFKVKLASASADGGPNIDMIAFDIKGVYRTGCSPAKVKGGVESSSSESGETIAFDNRTVAGFLFDATHKTVTTSGGLLKVQITDALGKMVAQEMRQVAPGTVSLLQKDARMPNGRYFVRVQLDGRVVMSSFLYIK
- a CDS encoding GDSL-type esterase/lipase family protein, whose amino-acid sequence is MKMFNKIWQSAVIASMVVAPLTWSAVTIYMCGDSTMQDWNEGYYPKQGMGQDFGYFFDANAISVYNAGRGGTTSQTYYDGHWKVDFKKNGVTYPAVSGLVRKGDYVFIMFGANDNGYKTGEANFKKSIGGMVTESRAKGAIPILLAPIRRSSFTNKDSIYESYHAYPIYMRQVADSLKVPLIDLDTLSRNYLISTGELYAHRFVNMFINDGEYSTSGAQTDNQHLQQMGANDMARMVTEQMRIHTDADVKALANYLAPMYQVDVKVSPAGSDSATTLSAYYPQGMKVTLKTIPKAGKKFVGWFDGNGNKVSGNAVTQIRSNYMYSFAMGNKSTQYTAVYEGGSAIKYTGDGSARKTFPTDVPKCIGGCSGNVSSSSITPTSSSSFDDESSSSHVSLDIKRYFDAHAPDEGVGFSENNHENYTGEGFFNFANEMNSYANYKMVFPKASRVTMAIRYSFAGNADRMVNVYLDHDYYVFFEPTGSWDEWDTAYVDIDLLSGENTLQFISMSNDGGPNIDAFGFSINGVCRVGEECPEVNDSTDTSKTAIKNEICLGRFGLQGETLRLSGTERAHVNVFDLRGRLVAKRIVENASEVSLTTMVKSAGLYRVVVRQGSEKFNANWVKVK